In Candidatus Binatia bacterium, one DNA window encodes the following:
- a CDS encoding DEAD/DEAH box helicase — MAASDLKEMVAAVQGECLPAVWSRGVSLARRKAVAGESRGGAEWSFRVRLPNDTIAPRVILYPEDQEWDCDCDGPTDPCEHVAACAIMAGDPISAEELFSDTARMRSIRYEFRKDKRGLRLDRRLMAGEQSREIEASLEELLSGPDANPDFEPSESDIRIDLLLGGDGGWVPRDRLGKILRSLVGVEEVFVEGRKVRASTTPVRPSATVTDRGGDSVELRIEVSPEVSDRLAPGLVCVGDTLRPMAEGLRFGQSWEALPYRRRFGPDKIGDLVERILPALEKESDLHLAAKNLPARDNHLEPWIQFTLENTDQGLDVLPRLVYGRPPVARLEDGKLRLFGKVAPARRAAAEKSLILRLRSELNLVDGRWAHFSAADGARFLSEIQSFDSTSNGAAAGGAAVPAIDLVPRVLAGEGSDPDEFAVVFQESAGRTSAPENAVDAEVVLSAWRQGLEVVPLPQGGFGKLPSGWLREQGLLLEDFLAAKAANDGAAPRSAITLMRGLCEVLDTPPPFYLRRDSDLAGPSAREGPDLPSGFRGILRTYQSEGVAWLERLREAGLGAVLADDMGLGKTVQALCAVRGRTLVICPRSVIHNWVREAETFVPGKTVCLYHGPQRDLVAADLTLTTYATLRRDEAVLGEVFWDSIVLDEAQAIKNPDSQSARAAYALQGKFRLSLSGTPVENRLDELWSQMHFTNPGFLGGRSSFADRYEKPIMAGDGAAIERLRDRLEPFLLRRLKKDVAADLPPRTETTLFCELDADERALYEALRSVARGEVTQKLAAGGNVLSAFEVLLRLRQAACHTGLLPGSESQRSSKVEALVGALGDVVSGGHKALVFSQWTQFLDRIESSVAGAGLSSVRLDGSTRDRAAVVDQFQNDPDTSVFLISLQAGGSGLNLTAADHVFLMDPWWNPAVERQAADRAHRIGQDRPVMVYRLVSKDTVEERVLALQEQKRGLADAALAGGGLQGAAVSRAEILGLLA; from the coding sequence TTGGCCGCCTCGGACCTGAAGGAGATGGTGGCCGCCGTGCAGGGCGAATGCCTGCCGGCGGTATGGTCTCGCGGGGTCTCTTTGGCGCGGCGAAAGGCTGTGGCTGGGGAGTCTCGAGGCGGGGCGGAGTGGTCTTTCCGCGTTCGCTTGCCGAATGACACAATCGCACCCCGGGTCATTCTTTATCCCGAGGATCAGGAATGGGATTGCGACTGTGACGGCCCCACCGACCCGTGCGAGCACGTCGCAGCATGTGCGATCATGGCCGGGGATCCGATCTCGGCCGAGGAACTTTTTTCGGATACCGCCCGCATGCGGTCGATTCGATACGAATTTCGCAAGGACAAGCGGGGCTTGCGTCTTGATCGCCGTCTCATGGCTGGCGAGCAGTCCCGCGAGATCGAGGCTTCTCTCGAAGAACTGCTGAGCGGTCCGGATGCGAATCCGGATTTTGAGCCAAGCGAGTCCGATATTCGCATCGATCTTCTTCTGGGCGGTGATGGCGGATGGGTTCCCCGAGATCGGCTGGGAAAGATTCTGAGGTCGCTCGTCGGGGTGGAGGAGGTTTTTGTCGAGGGTCGGAAGGTCCGTGCTTCGACGACGCCGGTTCGGCCCAGTGCGACGGTCACCGATCGCGGTGGCGATAGCGTGGAGTTGCGGATCGAGGTCAGCCCGGAGGTTTCCGATCGACTGGCACCGGGATTAGTTTGTGTGGGAGACACCTTGCGGCCAATGGCCGAGGGCCTTCGTTTCGGCCAGAGTTGGGAGGCGCTGCCGTATCGGAGGCGATTTGGTCCTGATAAAATAGGGGATCTGGTCGAGCGTATTCTGCCGGCACTCGAGAAGGAGTCTGATCTTCATCTCGCAGCAAAGAATCTGCCCGCTCGTGACAATCACCTCGAGCCCTGGATTCAATTTACTTTGGAGAACACGGATCAGGGCCTCGATGTCTTGCCGCGGCTGGTTTACGGACGTCCTCCGGTGGCGAGGCTCGAGGACGGAAAACTTCGATTGTTCGGCAAGGTTGCTCCGGCCCGGCGCGCTGCCGCCGAGAAGAGCCTCATCTTGCGCTTGCGGTCCGAACTGAACCTCGTGGACGGGCGTTGGGCGCATTTTTCTGCGGCCGACGGGGCACGCTTTCTGTCGGAAATTCAATCCTTCGACAGCACGAGCAACGGCGCCGCGGCGGGTGGGGCAGCCGTCCCGGCCATCGATTTGGTGCCGCGTGTGCTGGCGGGCGAAGGCTCGGATCCCGACGAGTTCGCTGTCGTTTTTCAGGAGTCGGCCGGCAGAACCAGCGCCCCGGAGAACGCGGTGGATGCAGAGGTTGTTCTGTCCGCCTGGCGGCAGGGTTTGGAAGTGGTCCCTCTCCCGCAGGGTGGTTTTGGGAAGCTGCCTTCAGGCTGGCTGCGAGAGCAGGGCCTGCTGCTCGAGGACTTTCTCGCCGCGAAGGCGGCGAACGACGGCGCGGCACCCCGGTCTGCGATTACCTTGATGCGTGGGCTTTGCGAAGTTCTGGACACGCCTCCTCCCTTCTACTTACGACGGGATTCCGACCTGGCAGGGCCGTCGGCGCGAGAGGGTCCGGATCTGCCATCTGGATTCCGAGGCATATTGCGCACCTACCAGAGCGAGGGGGTCGCATGGCTGGAGCGCTTGAGAGAGGCCGGACTCGGCGCTGTTCTTGCGGATGATATGGGCCTCGGCAAGACGGTGCAGGCGTTGTGCGCGGTTCGCGGACGGACGCTGGTGATCTGTCCCCGCAGTGTGATTCATAATTGGGTGCGCGAAGCGGAAACTTTCGTGCCGGGAAAAACAGTCTGCCTCTACCATGGTCCCCAGCGAGATCTGGTCGCGGCCGATCTGACCCTGACCACCTACGCCACCTTGCGGCGGGACGAGGCGGTTCTGGGCGAGGTTTTTTGGGATTCGATTGTGCTCGACGAAGCGCAGGCCATCAAGAACCCGGATAGCCAGTCCGCTCGCGCCGCGTATGCTCTGCAGGGGAAATTTCGGCTTTCCCTCTCGGGAACACCGGTCGAGAATCGACTCGACGAGCTTTGGAGCCAGATGCATTTCACCAACCCCGGTTTTCTGGGTGGCCGGAGCAGTTTCGCGGACCGTTACGAAAAACCGATTATGGCCGGGGATGGGGCCGCGATCGAGCGACTCCGAGATCGTCTCGAACCTTTTCTTTTGCGTCGACTCAAAAAAGACGTTGCAGCTGACCTCCCGCCAAGGACGGAAACAACTTTATTTTGCGAACTCGATGCCGACGAGCGCGCCCTCTATGAAGCTCTCCGCAGCGTTGCGCGGGGAGAGGTGACGCAAAAACTGGCTGCCGGCGGAAATGTCCTGAGTGCATTCGAGGTGCTCTTGCGCCTGCGGCAGGCGGCTTGTCATACGGGTCTTCTTCCGGGCTCCGAATCGCAGCGCTCTTCAAAGGTCGAGGCGTTGGTCGGGGCATTGGGGGATGTGGTTTCTGGTGGTCATAAGGCATTGGTATTTTCGCAGTGGACCCAATTTCTGGACCGAATCGAGTCCAGTGTGGCAGGTGCAGGGCTATCTTCGGTCCGCCTCGACGGCAGCACGCGTGACCGTGCGGCGGTCGTCGATCAATTTCAGAACGATCCTGATACTTCCGTATTTCTGATATCCCTGCAGGCGGGTGGGTCGGGACTTAATCTGACTGCGGCGGATCACGTTTTCCTCATGGATCCATGGTGGAACCCGGCCGTCGAGCGGCAGGCGGCCGACCGGGCCCATCGCATCGGACAGGATCGTCCGGTGATGGTCTACCGTCTGGTCAGCAAGGACACGGTCGAGGAGAGAGTTCTGGCTTTGCAGGAACAAAAGCGCGGACTGGCCGACGCGGCCCTCGCGGGTGGTGGGCTCCAGGGAGCGGCCGTGAGCCGCGCCGAGATCCTGGGATTACTTGCCTGA
- a CDS encoding class I SAM-dependent methyltransferase, with product MDSEALHETSVNFKGESQKKSPATQTSKQAQAIAVYRDGATVYDRLNLLMSAGSGNWYRKRALQTLDLAPQARVIDLACGTGSLAIAAQQAFPDSPSILAIDPTPEMRTLASRAGVRDVRSGSFGAIPAGNSSYDAVVCAYALRYAEPRHSAFVDILRVLKPGGKLLLLEMIVPARGPRRILARTLLTTIGPPFCSLLCRNPAAGRLLDHLWQSISTLAGPQTIVADLEKAGFVSVHYHHVGGLLGEFRASAPEAPRA from the coding sequence ATGGACTCAGAGGCGTTGCACGAGACGAGCGTCAACTTCAAAGGGGAGTCGCAAAAAAAATCTCCCGCAACGCAAACGAGCAAACAGGCGCAAGCAATCGCTGTCTATCGTGATGGTGCTACCGTCTATGACAGGCTTAATCTGCTGATGAGTGCGGGGAGCGGCAATTGGTACCGCAAGCGAGCGCTGCAGACTCTCGATCTTGCCCCTCAGGCGCGCGTCATCGACCTCGCGTGTGGCACCGGCTCTCTGGCGATCGCAGCGCAGCAGGCCTTCCCCGACTCGCCATCCATCCTCGCGATCGACCCCACCCCCGAAATGCGAACTCTGGCCTCGAGAGCCGGCGTTCGCGACGTTCGAAGCGGTTCATTTGGAGCGATACCTGCAGGCAACTCCTCCTACGATGCGGTCGTCTGTGCCTACGCGTTGCGATACGCCGAACCGCGCCATTCCGCTTTCGTCGACATCCTGCGTGTCCTCAAGCCCGGAGGGAAACTCCTTCTTCTGGAAATGATCGTGCCGGCACGAGGACCGCGCCGCATCCTCGCACGAACGCTGCTGACCACCATCGGCCCACCCTTTTGCAGCCTTCTCTGCCGAAACCCGGCCGCGGGGCGCCTGTTGGACCACCTCTGGCAGAGCATATCGACACTCGCAGGCCCCCAGACAATTGTTGCGGACCTCGAAAAGGCGGGTTTCGTATCCGTTCACTATCACCATGTCGGCGGCCTTCTCGGGGAGTTTCGTGCAAGCGCACCCGAGGCTCCGCGCGCATAA
- a CDS encoding saccharopine dehydrogenase NADP-binding domain-containing protein, whose product MPSLKRTFSQSGDTLPIAPKLRYDYRWGRSMAANEREFDIILFGATGFTGKLVAEYLLRQYGINEGLRWAIAGRNPGKLKEIATSLGTGGCEVPRLEADSNSAKDMNRLAAQAKVVCTTVGPYAKYGSLLLSACVERGTHYCDLTAEIPWMVRMMNEHQAQALTTGARIVHACGFDSIPSDLGAFFMHSEMSRQHGVPCSRIQLRVEDFSGGFSGGTVASLLHMMEEAETDDRLRELLQAPYALDPEGSPKGADEPESLVPRYDESFSQWLAPFPMAAVNTKVVRRSNALLEQAYGPDFRYDEAMLAGGGPTGLLRAAGTSVGSGLSMGLLSIPPLRKLLAKRLPAPGEGPGIEERESGYWKVRLLGVHPIDPAKNLEVRLTGDRDPGYGSTSKMLGETAVCLAIDSLPDRAGFLTTAVAMGDPLIDRLQKNAGIKFEILHR is encoded by the coding sequence ATGCCCAGCCTCAAGCGGACATTCAGTCAGTCCGGGGACACCCTCCCGATAGCCCCCAAGTTGCGCTATGATTACCGATGGGGGCGGTCCATGGCAGCGAACGAACGTGAATTCGACATCATTCTCTTTGGCGCAACCGGTTTTACCGGGAAACTGGTCGCCGAGTACCTGCTCCGGCAATACGGAATCAACGAAGGATTGCGCTGGGCGATTGCCGGTCGAAACCCCGGAAAGTTGAAGGAAATTGCGACCAGCCTGGGCACCGGCGGGTGCGAAGTGCCGCGACTGGAAGCGGATTCCAATTCAGCCAAGGATATGAACCGGCTTGCCGCGCAGGCCAAAGTGGTGTGCACCACGGTCGGCCCGTACGCGAAATACGGTTCGCTGCTGCTGAGCGCCTGTGTCGAGAGAGGCACGCACTATTGCGATCTGACGGCCGAGATTCCGTGGATGGTGCGGATGATGAACGAACACCAGGCTCAGGCCCTGACCACCGGTGCTCGAATCGTACATGCCTGTGGGTTCGACTCGATCCCTTCGGACCTCGGCGCATTTTTCATGCACTCCGAGATGAGCCGCCAGCACGGCGTGCCCTGCAGTCGCATTCAACTTCGAGTCGAGGACTTCTCAGGCGGGTTTAGCGGGGGAACTGTGGCAAGCTTGCTCCATATGATGGAGGAAGCCGAGACGGACGATCGACTCCGAGAGCTGCTCCAGGCTCCATACGCACTCGACCCGGAGGGATCCCCCAAGGGCGCCGACGAACCGGAATCACTAGTCCCCCGGTACGACGAGAGCTTCTCGCAGTGGTTGGCGCCGTTCCCCATGGCCGCGGTGAACACCAAGGTTGTGAGACGGAGCAACGCACTTCTGGAGCAAGCCTACGGCCCCGACTTTCGGTACGATGAAGCAATGTTGGCGGGAGGGGGCCCGACGGGTCTCCTGCGGGCGGCCGGAACCAGCGTCGGTTCCGGCTTGAGCATGGGCCTGTTGTCGATTCCCCCGCTTCGCAAGCTTCTCGCCAAAAGACTTCCCGCGCCTGGCGAAGGCCCCGGCATCGAAGAACGAGAATCCGGCTATTGGAAGGTCCGCCTTCTCGGCGTCCACCCGATCGACCCTGCCAAGAATCTGGAAGTCCGACTCACCGGAGATCGTGACCCCGGCTATGGCTCCACGAGCAAGATGCTCGGGGAAACAGCAGTATGTCTCGCAATCGACAGCCTCCCCGACCGAGCCGGATTCCTCACCACCGCCGTTGCCATGGGCGACCCCCTGATCGATCGTCTGCAGAAAAACGCAGGCATCAAATTCGAAATTTTGCACCGGTGA
- a CDS encoding FAD-binding oxidoreductase yields the protein MRLGIDLSSGDRILYEDRVRDYRNESFWFASGDMDLSPRPPLQGSLRADVVIVGAGFSGLWTAYALKQRNAALDVAICESDIVGAGASGRNGGWCMGALSGLPGLLLDPEVGPAAIRLQHRLFETVDAIGVTIEREKIDCDFVPGGSLGLASLPEHLEVLKHSAHSFHQAGFSEADFQLLGPEACATRIRSRDFLGALLSTHSAVLDPGKLVRGLARAVERMGVRIYEDSRATGLTSQEVRTAGGSIRAEKVVLATEGYTPLVPAHKRRLVPIHSMMIATDRIAPEIWAEIGLQGRETFADKRRVTVYGQRTADDRIAFGGRGLYFFGSRARSRFPANDAAFPEVHRAMLSLLPQLAETPIAHRWGGPLGVPRDWRPAYGIDQRTGISFLGGYVGEGVAGSHLLAHGLADRLLGVPNELETFPFLHKEFPNWEPEPLRWLGVSLVRRMAELADEAEFSGGRNPLAAGIFTKFSAR from the coding sequence TTGAGGCTGGGCATTGATCTTTCCTCCGGGGATCGAATTCTCTATGAGGACCGGGTGCGAGACTATCGGAACGAAAGCTTCTGGTTTGCGAGCGGGGACATGGATCTCTCCCCGAGACCGCCTCTGCAAGGATCGCTGCGCGCGGATGTCGTGATTGTCGGCGCCGGTTTCAGCGGACTCTGGACGGCCTACGCTCTCAAGCAACGCAATGCTGCTTTGGATGTTGCCATCTGTGAATCCGATATCGTGGGGGCCGGGGCTTCCGGCCGCAACGGAGGCTGGTGCATGGGAGCGTTGTCCGGCTTGCCGGGCCTGCTGCTGGACCCGGAAGTTGGACCCGCCGCGATTCGGCTGCAGCATCGGCTGTTCGAGACCGTCGATGCGATTGGTGTCACCATCGAGCGGGAGAAAATCGATTGCGATTTTGTCCCGGGTGGTTCGCTGGGTTTGGCGAGCTTGCCCGAGCATCTCGAAGTACTGAAACATTCCGCGCACTCGTTTCATCAGGCCGGATTCAGCGAGGCCGATTTTCAGCTCCTCGGTCCCGAGGCTTGCGCGACCAGAATTCGGAGTCGCGATTTTCTTGGCGCGCTTCTCTCCACCCATAGTGCGGTGCTGGACCCGGGCAAGCTGGTTCGAGGCCTGGCGCGCGCGGTTGAGCGAATGGGCGTGCGGATCTACGAGGACTCACGTGCAACGGGGCTGACGTCGCAGGAGGTGAGGACCGCGGGTGGCTCGATCCGTGCGGAAAAGGTTGTGCTCGCGACGGAGGGCTACACGCCCCTGGTTCCAGCCCATAAGCGGCGTCTGGTTCCCATTCATTCGATGATGATCGCGACCGACCGAATCGCGCCGGAAATCTGGGCGGAGATCGGGCTGCAAGGTCGAGAAACCTTCGCCGACAAACGTCGGGTGACAGTCTACGGTCAACGAACTGCGGACGATCGAATCGCATTCGGTGGACGGGGCCTCTATTTTTTTGGCTCCAGGGCCCGAAGCCGTTTCCCGGCAAATGATGCGGCGTTCCCGGAAGTGCATCGGGCGATGCTCTCCCTCCTGCCGCAACTGGCGGAGACACCGATCGCTCATCGCTGGGGCGGGCCTTTGGGAGTTCCCCGTGACTGGCGGCCGGCCTACGGCATCGATCAGCGAACCGGTATTTCCTTCCTCGGGGGGTACGTCGGCGAGGGCGTCGCGGGGTCTCATCTGCTCGCACATGGGTTGGCCGACCGTTTGCTCGGTGTACCCAATGAATTGGAAACATTCCCCTTTCTGCACAAGGAGTTTCCGAATTGGGAGCCCGAGCCACTGCGTTGGCTCGGTGTATCGTTGGTTCGACGGATGGCGGAGCTTGCGGATGAGGCTGAATTCTCGGGTGGCCGAAATCCTCTGGCGGCGGGCATTTTTACCAAGTTTTCAGCCCGCTGA
- a CDS encoding DEAD/DEAH box helicase, whose translation MDTIDPFAGVPAPLRAAMLARGFEKLTSVQEAVLSASSAGRNLRISSQTGSGKTLALGLRLADDLLEEQSGAASGPRVLLITPTRELAVQVAGELKWLFAQVRGVAVEVVTGGSDIGRERRALRKAPCVLVGTPGRLLDHMRTRTLNCGSIRQVVLDEADQMLDMGFREELEAILEGLPEDRCSHLVSATFPAAVKRLADRFQQDPLHVEGTRLGEANADIQHVAHRIRTHELERALVNVLLHARGERVLVFVRRRVDATELSERLSANGLAAAPFSGDLNQTQRTRTLNAFKNGEQDILIATDVAARGIDVPEIGMVIHADVPTDVENYTHRSGRTGRAGHKGRSVLMVPVQAQNRVRRILSSAGVEAQWQPVPSPAQIEKRYTKKFRRDLHAILADSSLVSEKQVAYASVLLEQREPAEIIAALLQMAEPQPALKGYSVEEVAEGSSAGGAGRRRRSAPGSFQGFEINWGKQKGATASRILSHLCRRGNLSSAEVGAIRIGPSSSTFEIATAGADAFEKICRRPDDRDPSVRIRRRKGNAEAEHSGRPKQHRSKGRGAYGERAAKARAGGHGSHG comes from the coding sequence ATGGACACGATTGACCCTTTCGCCGGTGTACCGGCCCCTCTGCGCGCGGCAATGCTCGCTCGCGGCTTTGAAAAGCTGACTTCGGTGCAGGAGGCTGTTCTTTCAGCATCCTCGGCCGGCAGGAATCTCCGAATCTCGTCGCAGACCGGTTCGGGCAAGACGTTGGCTCTCGGTCTGCGTCTGGCCGACGACTTGCTCGAGGAGCAGTCAGGAGCGGCCTCCGGCCCGCGCGTCCTGTTGATCACGCCGACTCGTGAGCTGGCGGTTCAGGTCGCCGGGGAACTGAAATGGCTCTTTGCACAGGTGCGTGGGGTAGCTGTCGAAGTGGTCACGGGTGGTTCCGATATCGGCCGCGAGCGTCGAGCGTTGCGCAAGGCGCCATGCGTTCTGGTGGGCACCCCCGGTCGACTTCTGGATCATATGCGGACGCGAACCCTCAACTGCGGTTCGATTCGACAGGTCGTGCTCGACGAGGCGGACCAAATGCTCGACATGGGTTTTCGCGAGGAACTCGAGGCCATCCTTGAGGGATTGCCCGAGGATCGATGCAGCCATCTGGTTTCGGCCACTTTCCCGGCTGCTGTGAAGCGGCTGGCCGATCGTTTTCAGCAAGATCCACTGCATGTCGAAGGTACCCGTCTAGGCGAGGCGAATGCAGATATTCAACATGTCGCGCACCGCATTCGTACCCATGAGTTGGAGCGGGCCCTGGTCAATGTTCTCCTGCATGCACGTGGTGAAAGGGTGCTGGTGTTTGTTCGACGTCGGGTCGATGCCACAGAATTATCCGAGCGACTTTCCGCCAACGGCTTGGCGGCGGCACCCTTCAGTGGCGACCTGAACCAGACACAGCGGACTCGTACCTTGAATGCCTTCAAAAACGGCGAGCAGGATATCCTGATCGCTACGGATGTCGCGGCGCGCGGGATCGATGTCCCCGAGATCGGTATGGTGATTCACGCCGATGTGCCGACCGACGTGGAGAACTATACGCATCGCAGTGGCCGGACGGGACGTGCGGGCCACAAGGGACGCAGTGTCTTGATGGTACCGGTTCAGGCGCAGAACCGGGTGCGGCGAATTCTTTCCTCCGCGGGCGTGGAGGCCCAATGGCAACCAGTTCCGAGCCCGGCCCAGATCGAGAAAAGGTATACCAAAAAATTTCGCCGAGATTTACACGCGATTCTGGCGGATTCTTCGCTGGTGTCCGAGAAGCAAGTGGCTTACGCCAGCGTGTTGCTCGAACAGCGCGAGCCCGCCGAGATCATCGCCGCTCTATTGCAGATGGCCGAGCCGCAGCCCGCGCTCAAGGGATACTCCGTGGAAGAAGTCGCCGAGGGCTCAAGCGCCGGTGGCGCCGGACGTCGTCGACGATCGGCCCCGGGGTCGTTCCAGGGGTTCGAGATCAATTGGGGGAAGCAAAAGGGAGCCACCGCCAGTCGTATTTTGTCCCACCTCTGTCGGCGAGGGAATCTGAGCAGCGCTGAGGTCGGCGCGATTCGCATTGGCCCATCGTCCAGCACGTTCGAGATAGCCACCGCGGGGGCGGATGCCTTCGAGAAAATATGTCGTCGGCCGGATGATCGAGATCCCAGCGTCCGCATTCGACGACGCAAGGGGAATGCCGAAGCGGAGCACAGTGGTCGACCCAAGCAGCATCGGAGCAAGGGGCGAGGCGCTTACGGAGAGCGAGCGGCGAAAGCCAGAGCGGGCGGGCACGGCAGTCACGGCTAG
- a CDS encoding M20/M25/M40 family metallo-hydrolase, with the protein MTAPAKIASCVRHLREMVAIPSVNPMNRSDLPGDIVGEHNLAEYVAETLRSMGLDSSLIGRDGRTSVVAEAHAHAKAETVLIASHLDTVPVDGMEIPPFDPAIENDRLFGRGSCDTKAGMAALLAALPSVLQAGRLKRNVIIVGEADEELGSIGVADVLSHLGPRKPDWVLATEPTDLRLIHAHKGVVHSRLCARGRACHSSEPELGKNAIVILARAILAIEESAKIFTQAPHPQLGAATLSIGVVQGGQAPNIVPDEARFWVDRRTLPHETVDSVRTELEAALRSAGLALEVVVESCQEEKPPLDAPATSPAIGGTTAVLRALALDAEPAEVAFGTDAGVFARAGIPGVVMGPGSIQMAHTSRESVPISQVETMVRIFEKLVTSEPEGFPVHLSGKGSSSSN; encoded by the coding sequence ATGACAGCTCCAGCCAAAATCGCCTCGTGCGTTCGCCATTTGCGCGAGATGGTCGCGATCCCATCCGTAAACCCGATGAATCGCAGCGACTTGCCCGGGGATATCGTCGGCGAACACAATCTTGCCGAATACGTCGCCGAAACGCTCCGCTCGATGGGACTCGACAGCTCTCTGATCGGGCGCGACGGGCGCACAAGCGTCGTGGCCGAAGCGCACGCCCACGCGAAGGCCGAGACCGTTTTGATCGCGAGCCATCTCGATACCGTGCCCGTCGACGGAATGGAGATTCCCCCCTTCGACCCTGCCATTGAAAACGATCGCCTCTTTGGCCGCGGCTCCTGCGACACAAAAGCTGGCATGGCCGCGCTTCTCGCCGCTTTGCCATCCGTGCTCCAAGCCGGTCGCCTCAAACGCAACGTGATCATCGTAGGAGAGGCTGACGAAGAGTTGGGGAGCATCGGCGTAGCCGACGTGCTGTCGCATCTGGGCCCCCGCAAACCGGATTGGGTTTTGGCCACCGAACCCACCGACCTCCGGCTCATTCACGCTCACAAGGGAGTCGTGCACTCCCGACTGTGTGCTCGCGGGCGTGCCTGTCATAGCTCCGAGCCAGAACTCGGCAAAAACGCTATCGTCATCCTCGCACGGGCAATTCTGGCGATCGAGGAGAGCGCGAAAATCTTCACCCAGGCCCCCCACCCCCAACTCGGTGCGGCGACTCTTTCGATCGGCGTCGTGCAGGGCGGACAGGCGCCGAATATCGTGCCTGACGAGGCGCGGTTTTGGGTGGACCGGCGCACGCTCCCCCACGAGACTGTCGACTCTGTGCGCACCGAACTCGAAGCGGCCCTCCGTTCAGCCGGTCTCGCCCTCGAAGTTGTGGTGGAGTCCTGCCAGGAAGAAAAGCCGCCACTCGATGCTCCTGCCACGAGCCCGGCAATCGGAGGAACCACGGCAGTCTTGCGAGCGCTCGCTCTCGATGCGGAGCCTGCCGAAGTGGCCTTCGGGACAGACGCTGGCGTGTTCGCTCGCGCCGGTATCCCGGGGGTCGTGATGGGACCAGGTTCTATTCAGATGGCCCATACATCCCGAGAATCAGTCCCCATCTCGCAAGTCGAAACGATGGTTAGGATCTTCGAAAAACTGGTCACGAGCGAACCCGAAGGCTTTCCGGTGCACCTTTCGGGAAAAGGCAGTTCCAGCTCGAACTAG
- a CDS encoding serine hydrolase, whose protein sequence is MSELVEIHGTCDPRFQRVADIFAQSFASGDDLGASVNVTWEGAPVVDLWAGFADEERTRPWMRDSLVNVFSTTKGMTALCALRLVEDGLLDLEQPVARYWPEFAAAGKQELPVRLLMNHQAGLPAIGPLMEPESLYDWEAMVGALAAQEPWWVPGTKHGYHAISFGFLVGELVRRVTGRSVGTYFREELAGPLGLDFHIGLPESEDHRVVPLVEGPVHESEGPNLMEAIFADPEGMLAKAFLNPPIDPTAIADRDWRAAEIPAANGHGTAAALARIYGILATGGEADGVHVLSPETIARARTEESYGLDAILPLVSRFGVGFALPPAEEPTGPNLQAFGHAGMGGSYGQADPEYRMGFGYTMNLMHTGSWLVDPRPRALLGGVYESLDAVRG, encoded by the coding sequence ATGAGCGAACTCGTCGAAATTCATGGAACCTGCGACCCCCGTTTTCAGCGGGTTGCTGACATCTTTGCGCAATCTTTCGCCTCGGGCGACGATTTGGGCGCCTCGGTCAATGTCACATGGGAAGGGGCTCCCGTGGTTGATCTCTGGGCCGGTTTTGCCGACGAAGAGCGCACCCGGCCGTGGATGCGGGATTCTCTCGTCAACGTTTTTTCGACGACCAAGGGGATGACGGCGCTATGTGCATTGCGCCTGGTCGAAGACGGGCTGCTGGATCTCGAGCAGCCAGTGGCGCGGTATTGGCCGGAGTTCGCTGCTGCGGGCAAACAAGAGTTGCCAGTGCGGTTGCTGATGAACCACCAGGCCGGTCTGCCGGCGATCGGTCCCCTGATGGAACCGGAGTCCCTCTATGATTGGGAAGCGATGGTGGGAGCTCTCGCAGCGCAGGAGCCCTGGTGGGTGCCGGGGACCAAGCATGGTTATCATGCGATCAGTTTCGGGTTCCTCGTCGGCGAATTGGTCCGACGGGTGACGGGACGCAGCGTGGGTACTTATTTTCGCGAGGAATTGGCCGGGCCGTTGGGGTTGGACTTCCATATCGGTCTCCCGGAATCCGAGGACCATCGGGTGGTTCCTCTCGTCGAGGGCCCCGTGCATGAATCCGAGGGCCCCAATCTGATGGAAGCGATTTTTGCTGATCCTGAAGGCATGCTGGCAAAGGCCTTTCTGAACCCCCCAATCGATCCGACGGCCATCGCTGACCGGGATTGGCGCGCAGCCGAGATACCCGCAGCAAACGGCCATGGCACAGCCGCAGCTCTGGCGCGGATCTACGGGATACTGGCGACCGGCGGAGAGGCGGACGGGGTGCACGTGCTCTCGCCGGAAACGATTGCTCGCGCGCGCACCGAGGAGAGTTATGGTCTCGATGCCATCCTGCCTCTGGTTTCTCGATTCGGGGTGGGGTTCGCGCTACCGCCGGCCGAGGAACCGACTGGCCCAAATCTGCAGGCTTTTGGCCACGCGGGGATGGGTGGTTCTTACGGACAGGCGGATCCGGAGTATCGAATGGGCTTTGGCTATACGATGAATCTGATGCACACAGGTTCTTGGCTCGTCGATCCGCGCCCCAGAGCCCTGCTCGGAGGCGTTTACGAGTCATTGGACGCAGTGCGCGGGTGA